A region of the Pseudarthrobacter phenanthrenivorans Sphe3 genome:
ACAACGACGGCGGTGGTGCCGTCGGGAGTGCCGGTTGCACCCGTGACTTCGAGGCCGCCGAAACGGTGGGAAGCGGGGCTCCTTGCGATGAAGTCTGCTGCGACATTCCTGACGCGGGCGGGATTGAGTGTTGCCGACGGAGTGCCGCCCTGCGTGTCCACCTCCCCCAAGGTATAGCTGTCGGCGGCGGCCAGGGAGGCGCCGTCGGCCAGGGAGAGCAGGCGCTTGTGCTCCAGGTAGACGGACGATATGCCAATCACCACCGTTGCCACCAGCAGTGCCAGTGTCACGTACCCGAGGATCATCACCATCATCTGGCCGTCCTCGTTTCCGCTCCTGTCGGTCATCGATACCTGCCCACCAACTGAGTTGCCGATGCCTCCACTTCGCTTGCCGCAAGACGGAAGCCGTCGCTGAACGGCACAAACGGGAGTGGCACGGTCAGTTTCACGGTGATGGTGACGGCCGTACCGGCAGCCTGGCAGTCGCCCGGGTTGCAGGTAGTCGAGATACTGGCTTCCTCCGGCCGGTGCCCGAAGTCGGCAAGGGCGATGGACACCGCCTGCTCCGCCGCAGCTTGGGCAGACGCCCCGTCGGGCTGGGCAACGTAGACCTTGGCCGCCTGGTCGGCTGCTCCCACCACGGCAAAGGAACCGCCTTGGATCTGCCCCACCGTGATGACGAAGTAGACCACGGGCACCATCAACAGGAGGGCGAGGAACGTGAACTCGACCACGGCGCTTCCCTTCTCGTGCCCCCGTCCAGATTGCTCCGGCCCGGCTGCGACCGGCAGGCAGAAAGCCTCAGCCAGCCTGGTCCTAAGGAAGGCCACCGCGGGCTCATGGCTGCACCGCCGCATGCCCCTTCACCTCCAGCATGCCTGCCGGACCGATGAGGCCGATCACGGGCATTGGTGCGCGGACCGTCACCTCCAGTGTCCGAAGCCCCTGCAAAGTAACTTCAGTGGTGCTGACCTCCCGGGCAAACCCGGAGTTGAGTGCCGAGCCGATGAGGCTGCGGGTCCTCTCTTCGGCGTCGGTCATGCCCCGGTCTGCGAGGGTTCCGTAACGGGCGCCTGACGCTGCTGCATCGATCAGCGTGTTGCGGACATGAAGGATCAGTGTCAGTTGGATGATGGCCAGGAAGAACATCGTGAGGAGCCCTCCCACCAGGACGAAGTCCACGACCGCCGAGCCCTGCTCCCCCGGCCTGCCCGGAGTGCCGCCCACAGGTGAGGCGCGCCGGGATCGGCGGGGCCGCGCCATGAAGCTAGCTTCCCACCGTGTCCATGGCCTGGTTGAACATGGATTCCAGTGCCGGACCGGCGAGTGCCAGCAGTGCAGCCACAAGCACAGCGGACATCAAGGTGATCATGACCCAGCCCGGCACATCGCCCCTTTCATGGTGGTCGTTCACCGCCCGCATTCGTGATCGAAAGGCAGTGCACAGCTCCTGCAGCAACGAGGCGCAGCGGTTACCCATGGTCTTCATTTCCGGTCCTCTTCCTGATTCGGTTGTTCAAGCTTTCCTGCTTCGGATGCCATACAGCGCCCTCCTAGAGCCCGAGGTTGATGGCTGCAAGCCCGGGAAAAACTGCGAAAACCACAGTCAGCGGGAGCACGCCAAAAACGAGCGGAACCATCATCGCGATCTCCTTTTTGCCGGCGGCCTCCATCAGGTCGCGCTTGGCGGTGTCGCGTACGTCCTGGGCCTGTGCGCGCAGTACGTCCGCCAGTGGAGTGCCTCTCTCGACGGCTACAACAATTCCGTCCACGAACCTGACCAGCGGCGCCAGGTCTGTCCGGGCAGAGAATTCCTGTAATGCCTGCACCAGGGGCTTGCCGGCCCTGGTTTCGGCGAGGATATTGGAAAACTCCCTGCTCAGTTCGCCCTTCGCGCTGCGGCAAACACGGTCGAGGGCTCCTGTTGCACTCTCCCCTGCGCTGACCGCGAGCGCCATGAGCTCAGCGAGGCTGGGGAATTCAGCCATCATTCGGGTTTCCCGCCGTTTGACCTGAGCTCCCAGCCAGTAGTCGCGCAGAATGAAGCCGCCGACGGCGCTACCCATGACGGCCACAGCAGCGAGGAGCGGGTTTACCCTGCCGGCTGCCGCTCCAATGGCTGTGACACCAAGGGCGGCGGCAAAGCCTGCCGCCGCCCACAGGAGCTGTTCGGCGCGGAATTCAAGGGAGCTCTTATTGATACCCGCCTGTGCCAACCGTCGGGTGGTTGCGCCGGGTGAAGGGTTCAGTTTTCCCAATGCCGCCATTGCATCGCGGAAGACAGGGCGGAGTATTCTCTCCAGCGGTCCGAAGGGTGTGAGATTTTGCTCCCCAGAGTTCAGCAGCCGTGATTCGA
Encoded here:
- a CDS encoding pilus assembly protein TadG-related protein, which produces MTDRSGNEDGQMMVMILGYVTLALLVATVVIGISSVYLEHKRLLSLADGASLAAADSYTLGEVDTQGGTPSATLNPARVRNVAADFIARSPASHRFGGLEVTGATGTPDGTTAVVVLSAAVHPPVVNFLVPDGIRIEAASTARSRLTR
- a CDS encoding TadE family protein; the encoded protein is MARPRRSRRASPVGGTPGRPGEQGSAVVDFVLVGGLLTMFFLAIIQLTLILHVRNTLIDAAASGARYGTLADRGMTDAEERTRSLIGSALNSGFAREVSTTEVTLQGLRTLEVTVRAPMPVIGLIGPAGMLEVKGHAAVQP
- a CDS encoding type II secretion system F family protein codes for the protein MSDISPAAVISGFVMGVGLWLIVFRSPLMRATTLTERIEPQLKSQNLESRLLNSGEQNLTPFGPLERILRPVFRDAMAALGKLNPSPGATTRRLAQAGINKSSLEFRAEQLLWAAAGFAAALGVTAIGAAAGRVNPLLAAVAVMGSAVGGFILRDYWLGAQVKRRETRMMAEFPSLAELMALAVSAGESATGALDRVCRSAKGELSREFSNILAETRAGKPLVQALQEFSARTDLAPLVRFVDGIVVAVERGTPLADVLRAQAQDVRDTAKRDLMEAAGKKEIAMMVPLVFGVLPLTVVFAVFPGLAAINLGL